In Thalassotalea sp. Sam97, a single window of DNA contains:
- a CDS encoding TonB-dependent receptor: MSLTSRILSSFSLTVAVASGYVYAEQQSASAAIERIVVTTSTSAETFADSVNSEALAHINPQHIEQIMQRISGANLQRGSGVEYLPSLRSPVLTGAGACGSILTLIDNIALRAAGFCNINELFEAPLHQGQYIEVFKGPWSSIFGSNAQSGVINIVTADVLADDHVYLGSTLAIDDSYRLTVDANDADNQVRAQLALTDNHGWRDDAGFQQQQLQLKHAYANEHTQITSTFNINHLDQQTAGYITGSNAYKDKDLSQTNPNPEAYRNALSMRFASHIEHQRHNGDVINITPYLRYAEMDFLMHFLPGQPIEENWQRSVGLKSQYRLQQSDNWFWLVGIDSEYTQAGLLQVQDKPTQGSAYLQQTIPQGKHYDYDVDALYAGAFVRAHWQASDKFALQFGLRQDYQSYDYQNLMVSGRTDENGEICGFDGCRYTRPESREDSFSEPSLQFNAQYQLSSATQIFVNAGHGFRAPQATELYRLQRQQVVAELDAEQTDSITLGISTKQSQFNIKVAGYYSEKEDVIIRDSDFFNINGAGSRHQGIELDINWQLTEQLRYFQHSSFNRHTYTHGNNNSTATIAGNDMDSAPKHLHTAGLNWQITPQFISEIEYRFVDGYFTDAENDHYYQGHQLVNWYNNYHVNDNLQLQLQVFNLFAERYANRADYTRFSGDRYFPGQGRHGALNIKYQF; this comes from the coding sequence ATGTCGTTAACATCTCGCATTTTATCCAGTTTTAGTCTTACAGTCGCCGTTGCTAGCGGTTATGTTTACGCCGAGCAACAAAGCGCGTCGGCAGCAATAGAGCGCATCGTTGTTACCACATCGACATCCGCCGAAACGTTCGCTGATAGCGTAAACAGTGAGGCGCTAGCACACATTAATCCGCAGCATATTGAGCAAATCATGCAACGCATCAGTGGCGCTAACTTACAGCGTGGTAGTGGCGTTGAGTACCTACCCTCGCTGCGATCCCCTGTGTTAACCGGGGCTGGTGCCTGTGGCAGTATATTGACTTTAATCGATAACATTGCACTGCGCGCTGCTGGTTTTTGTAACATTAACGAGTTATTTGAGGCGCCATTACACCAAGGCCAATATATTGAAGTATTTAAAGGTCCGTGGAGCTCTATTTTTGGCTCTAATGCACAAAGTGGCGTGATTAACATTGTTACTGCCGATGTATTGGCCGACGACCACGTGTACCTTGGCTCAACATTGGCAATTGATGATAGTTACCGGTTAACTGTTGATGCAAACGATGCCGACAATCAAGTGCGCGCACAATTGGCATTGACCGATAACCATGGCTGGCGCGACGACGCTGGCTTTCAGCAACAGCAATTACAGCTCAAACATGCTTATGCCAATGAACATACGCAAATCACCTCAACCTTCAATATTAACCACCTTGATCAACAAACGGCAGGCTATATTACCGGTAGCAATGCTTATAAAGATAAAGATCTAAGCCAAACCAACCCTAATCCTGAAGCCTATCGCAATGCATTGAGTATGCGCTTTGCGAGCCATATCGAGCATCAACGTCACAACGGTGATGTGATCAATATAACGCCTTATCTGCGTTACGCTGAAATGGACTTTTTGATGCATTTTTTACCAGGGCAACCGATTGAAGAAAATTGGCAACGCAGTGTCGGCCTCAAAAGTCAGTATCGACTGCAACAAAGTGATAACTGGTTTTGGCTTGTCGGCATCGATAGCGAATACACCCAAGCCGGCTTGTTACAAGTACAAGATAAGCCAACGCAAGGCTCAGCTTATTTACAGCAAACAATACCGCAAGGTAAGCACTACGACTATGATGTAGATGCGCTGTACGCTGGTGCATTTGTTCGAGCGCATTGGCAAGCCAGCGATAAATTTGCTCTGCAATTTGGCCTGCGTCAAGACTATCAAAGCTATGATTATCAAAACCTCATGGTAAGCGGTCGAACAGACGAAAACGGTGAGATTTGTGGTTTTGATGGCTGTCGCTACACTCGACCAGAAAGCCGCGAAGACAGCTTCAGTGAGCCATCATTACAATTTAACGCGCAATATCAACTGAGCTCTGCAACGCAAATTTTTGTTAACGCAGGACATGGTTTTAGAGCGCCACAAGCAACCGAACTATATCGCTTACAACGACAACAAGTGGTAGCCGAACTCGACGCAGAGCAAACCGACAGCATCACCCTTGGCATAAGTACCAAGCAAAGTCAGTTCAATATAAAAGTGGCGGGTTATTACAGCGAAAAAGAGGATGTGATTATTCGTGATAGTGACTTTTTCAATATCAATGGCGCGGGCTCTCGTCATCAAGGTATCGAGCTCGACATCAACTGGCAGTTAACCGAGCAATTACGCTATTTTCAACATAGTAGTTTTAACCGTCATACCTACACGCACGGGAATAATAACAGTACCGCTACCATCGCTGGTAACGACATGGACTCAGCGCCAAAGCATTTACATACGGCGGGTTTAAACTGGCAAATAACGCCACAGTTTATCAGCGAGATTGAATACCGTTTTGTTGATGGTTATTTTACTGACGCAGAAAATGATCATTACTATCAAGGTCACCAATTAGTGAATTGGTACAATAATTACCACGTTAACGATAATTTACAGCTCCAGTTGCAAGTGTTTAATCTGTTCGCTGAGCGTTATGCTAACCGTGCCGATTACACTCGATTTTCTGGCGATCGCTACTTCCCAGGTCAAGGACGTCATGGCGCGCTGAATATCAAATATCAGTTTTAA
- a CDS encoding urocanate hydratase, giving the protein MNDVINFQQQIKQGIPSELPAAKPYPADANRAPKRKDILSAEEKQLAVRNALRYFPKEWHQELAQEFAQELKDFGRIYMYRFKPSYALKARSISDYPAKCEQAAAIMLMIDNNLDPAVAQHPEELITYGGNGAVFQNWAQYLLTMKYLSDMESDQTLHLYSGHPMGLFPSSVDAPRVVVTNGMMIPNYSQPDDWEKFNALGVTQYGQMTAGSFMYIGPQGIVHGTTITVMNAFRKVLAQGEAPKGKIFLTAGLGGMSGAQPKAGNIANCITVCAEVNPKAATKRHQQGWVDELIDNMDDLLARVKLAQANEEVVSIAYIGNVVDVWESFYEQEIFVHLGSDQTSLHNPWSGGYYPVDISYEESNRLIREEPELFKVKVQETLKRHADAVNKHTARGTYFFDYGNAFLLEASRAGGDVMAENGIDFKYPSYVQDILGPMCFDYGFGPFRWVCTSGNSDDLDKTDAIAAEVLNKIMAESPAEIQQQMQDNITWIKDAKQNKLVVGSQARILYADAQGRMEIAKAFNDAINRGEIGPVVLGRDHHDVSGTDSPFRETSNIYDGSRFTADMAIHNVIGDGFRGATWVSIHNGGGVGWGEVINGGFGMLLDGSSDAERRLKSMLLFDVNNGIARRSWARNEEANFAIKREMARTPKLKVTLANLVEDDILDNLSF; this is encoded by the coding sequence ATGAATGATGTAATCAATTTTCAACAACAAATTAAGCAAGGTATTCCAAGTGAATTACCGGCTGCTAAACCTTACCCTGCCGATGCCAACCGCGCACCTAAGCGCAAAGATATTCTTAGTGCTGAAGAGAAACAATTAGCGGTACGCAACGCGCTTCGCTATTTCCCTAAAGAGTGGCATCAAGAGTTGGCGCAAGAATTTGCCCAAGAGCTAAAAGACTTTGGTCGTATTTACATGTATCGCTTTAAACCAAGCTATGCATTAAAAGCACGCTCGATCAGTGACTACCCAGCAAAATGCGAGCAAGCTGCGGCAATTATGTTGATGATCGACAACAACCTTGATCCTGCGGTAGCACAGCACCCAGAAGAGTTGATCACCTACGGTGGTAACGGTGCGGTGTTCCAAAACTGGGCACAATACCTATTAACCATGAAGTACTTAAGTGACATGGAAAGTGATCAAACATTGCACTTGTACTCTGGCCACCCTATGGGTTTATTCCCGTCGTCTGTTGATGCACCGCGTGTTGTGGTGACCAACGGCATGATGATCCCGAATTACTCTCAGCCAGATGATTGGGAGAAATTTAACGCCTTGGGTGTGACTCAATACGGTCAAATGACCGCGGGTTCGTTTATGTACATCGGCCCACAAGGTATTGTTCACGGTACCACGATTACGGTAATGAACGCGTTCCGTAAAGTGTTAGCACAAGGCGAAGCGCCAAAAGGAAAAATCTTCCTTACCGCGGGTCTTGGTGGTATGAGTGGCGCGCAACCAAAAGCCGGTAACATCGCTAACTGTATTACCGTTTGTGCTGAAGTTAACCCTAAGGCGGCGACAAAGCGTCACCAACAAGGTTGGGTTGATGAGCTAATTGACAACATGGATGACTTACTTGCCCGTGTCAAACTGGCGCAAGCGAACGAAGAAGTGGTGTCGATCGCTTACATTGGTAACGTGGTTGATGTTTGGGAGTCATTCTACGAACAAGAAATTTTTGTTCACTTAGGCTCAGACCAAACTTCATTACACAACCCGTGGTCTGGTGGCTACTACCCAGTAGACATTAGCTATGAAGAGTCAAATCGTTTAATTCGCGAAGAGCCAGAATTGTTTAAGGTGAAAGTACAAGAAACCTTAAAACGCCACGCTGATGCGGTAAACAAACACACCGCACGAGGCACGTACTTTTTCGATTACGGTAATGCGTTTTTACTTGAAGCATCGCGTGCAGGCGGTGATGTTATGGCGGAAAACGGTATTGATTTTAAATACCCATCATACGTGCAAGATATTCTTGGCCCTATGTGTTTTGACTATGGTTTTGGTCCGTTCCGTTGGGTATGTACCTCAGGTAACTCTGACGATCTAGACAAAACCGATGCCATTGCTGCTGAGGTGTTGAATAAGATCATGGCTGAGTCGCCAGCGGAAATTCAGCAACAGATGCAAGATAACATCACTTGGATCAAAGATGCCAAGCAAAACAAGCTAGTTGTTGGTTCTCAAGCACGTATTTTGTATGCAGACGCACAAGGCCGTATGGAAATCGCTAAAGCCTTCAACGATGCTATTAACCGCGGCGAGATTGGCCCAGTGGTGCTAGGCCGCGACCATCATGATGTCAGTGGTACCGATTCACCATTCCGTGAAACGTCAAACATTTACGATGGCAGCCGTTTTACCGCCGATATGGCCATTCATAACGTTATTGGTGATGGTTTCCGTGGTGCAACTTGGGTATCAATCCACAACGGTGGTGGCGTTGGCTGGGGCGAAGTTATCAATGGTGGCTTTGGGATGCTACTTGATGGAAGCAGCGATGCTGAACGTCGCTTAAAGTCGATGCTATTGTTTGATGTAAACAATGGTATTGCCCGTCGCAGCTGGGCGCGTAACGAAGAAGCGAACTTTGCAATTAAGCGTGAAATGGCACGTACACCAAAGCTAAAGGTTACTTTAGCAAACTTAGTTGAAGACGATATCTTAGATAACTTATCGTTTTAA
- the hutH gene encoding histidine ammonia-lyase — protein sequence MTFKYGVDRLDLNIVNGIADGSIKAELCSQALQQINTSRQNVEKMASSDKAVYGINTGFGPLCDTQISPEETHLLQKNLLITHAVGVGEPIAKSISKLMLITKVHALSQGFSGIRLEVVERMLAFLDLDLIPVVPEQGSVGASGDLAPLSHLFLPLIGEGEFWQGDKTVAAKELLSQHGLAPLELHAKEGLALINGTQFILSHAITALTKMRYLLDLADLAGAMSIEGMQGSQSPFRDELHQTRAFKGNLEVAARMRRFFKDSQNMASHTDCDRVQDPYSLRCIPQVHGASRNAYYHLKELAEIEMNSVTDNPIVISSEEAISGGSFHGQPLAMVLDYASIAAAELGNIADRRCYLLLEGLHGLPRLLTTSGGLNSGMMIPQYATAALVTENKSLCFPPSADSVPTSMGQEDHVSMGSISGRKLNQILGNLDKIFAIELMYAAQAIDFRRPNKCSDLVEENFALIRSKVAKLEEDRLLKPDIDAMIALVKSQAFNVAGDYK from the coding sequence GTGACGTTTAAATATGGTGTCGATCGTTTAGATCTTAATATTGTTAACGGCATTGCCGATGGTAGCATCAAAGCGGAGTTGTGTTCGCAAGCGTTGCAGCAAATCAATACCAGCCGTCAAAATGTTGAAAAAATGGCAAGCTCCGATAAAGCCGTTTACGGTATCAACACGGGGTTTGGTCCATTATGTGATACGCAAATTTCCCCAGAAGAAACCCATTTACTGCAAAAGAACCTACTCATCACTCATGCCGTAGGTGTTGGTGAGCCGATTGCTAAATCGATCTCAAAGCTTATGCTAATTACCAAGGTTCATGCACTAAGCCAAGGCTTTTCGGGTATTCGCCTTGAAGTGGTGGAGCGCATGTTAGCGTTTCTTGATTTAGACCTTATTCCTGTAGTACCAGAGCAAGGCTCAGTGGGTGCATCGGGTGACTTAGCGCCACTATCGCACTTATTCTTACCATTAATTGGCGAAGGGGAGTTCTGGCAAGGTGATAAAACCGTCGCAGCAAAAGAGCTGTTGAGCCAACATGGTTTAGCACCGTTAGAATTACATGCTAAAGAAGGTTTAGCGTTAATTAACGGTACGCAATTTATTTTGTCACACGCGATTACCGCATTAACCAAAATGCGCTACTTATTGGATCTTGCCGATTTAGCAGGGGCGATGAGTATTGAAGGCATGCAAGGTAGCCAGTCGCCATTTAGAGACGAATTGCACCAAACGCGTGCTTTTAAAGGTAACTTAGAAGTTGCTGCGCGTATGCGTCGTTTCTTTAAAGACTCACAAAATATGGCGTCCCACACCGATTGTGATCGTGTGCAAGACCCGTATTCACTCCGTTGTATTCCGCAAGTTCATGGTGCCTCACGCAATGCCTACTACCACTTGAAAGAGTTGGCAGAAATAGAAATGAACTCAGTTACCGATAACCCAATTGTTATCAGTAGCGAAGAAGCCATCTCTGGTGGTAGCTTCCACGGCCAACCACTTGCAATGGTACTTGATTACGCGTCAATTGCTGCCGCTGAGTTAGGTAATATCGCTGATCGTCGTTGTTATTTATTGCTCGAAGGCTTACACGGTTTACCACGCTTGCTAACCACCTCGGGTGGTTTAAACTCTGGCATGATGATCCCGCAATACGCAACAGCAGCACTTGTCACCGAAAACAAGTCGCTATGTTTTCCACCGTCAGCGGATAGTGTTCCAACCTCTATGGGCCAAGAAGATCACGTCTCTATGGGCAGTATCTCAGGCCGTAAGTTAAACCAAATCTTAGGTAACTTAGACAAAATTTTTGCCATTGAGTTAATGTACGCAGCACAAGCGATTGACTTTAGACGTCCAAATAAATGTTCAGATTTAGTCGAAGAAAACTTTGCTTTAATCCGCAGCAAAGTCGCCAAGCTTGAAGAAGATCGCCTATTAAAGCCAGACATCGATGCCATGATAGCATTGGTGAAATCACAAGCATTTAACGTTGCTGGCGATTACAAATAA
- the hutC gene encoding histidine utilization repressor, giving the protein MAKPKFVEIKQYIFEQIELGIWLENHQVPSENELAELFNVSRMTARRALQELTDENVLLRTKGKGTFVASFKSQSSPLEIKNIADEIRERGHRYHAQTLQICEQSLPTSLAPLFSSMAENSVFYSEILHFENDVPIQLEQRYVNALLVPEYAHQDFAKLTPHEYLSKVAPLTEATHEIEAIIASSKINQLLAIDNQQPCLQVKRRTWSSQGVVSFAILTSPGDKYRLGGHLTF; this is encoded by the coding sequence GTGGCAAAGCCTAAATTCGTTGAAATTAAGCAGTATATCTTTGAGCAAATAGAACTGGGTATATGGCTTGAAAATCATCAAGTGCCTTCAGAAAATGAGCTTGCTGAGCTATTTAACGTGAGCCGTATGACGGCGCGTCGTGCGTTGCAAGAGTTGACCGACGAGAATGTACTGCTTCGTACCAAGGGTAAAGGCACCTTTGTTGCCAGTTTTAAATCGCAATCATCGCCATTAGAAATTAAAAATATTGCCGATGAAATCCGCGAACGTGGTCATCGTTATCACGCACAAACGTTACAAATTTGCGAGCAATCATTACCTACGAGTTTAGCGCCTTTATTTTCATCAATGGCTGAAAACAGTGTGTTCTACAGCGAAATTTTGCACTTTGAAAATGACGTGCCGATTCAATTGGAACAGCGTTACGTTAATGCCTTGCTTGTCCCTGAGTACGCTCACCAAGACTTTGCTAAGCTTACCCCACACGAATACTTGTCAAAAGTTGCACCGTTAACGGAAGCAACTCACGAGATTGAAGCGATAATTGCTTCATCAAAAATTAATCAGTTGTTGGCGATTGATAACCAACAACCTTGCTTACAGGTAAAACGCCGTACATGGTCATCACAAGGTGTGGTTAGTTTTGCCATATTGACTTCGCCGGGCGATAAATATCGCCTTGGCGGACATTTAACATTTTAA